The Pelobacter seleniigenes DSM 18267 genomic sequence GGCATCGGCCCTTTGTTTCTGAGGGCTTCCGTCAGTGCGGGAGCCACGTTCATCATCTGGGCAATGCCCGTGTGAGCGGGTACGCAGTAAGTACAACCATGTTCGACGTTGATGGTCTGCCAGACCACGGTCAGCTCTTCCGCATTGAACGAGGATTCCTGAAACAGCTTGTGCAACAGTTGGTAGCCTTCAAGCAGGCCGGGAGCTTCGGCCATGACGGCATGCAGACCGGGAATTCTCCCGAAAGCCTTTTGCGAGTTTTCCAACAACACCCTGCTCTCCTTCGGGGCGGAATCCAAATCATGCTTTTTAAATACTTTCATAACGTTCTCCTACTCGTTGATTGTTGCGTTTTCGGTCATCGCACGAAGTCTGGAATCAAAATCAACTTGAATGAGCGTTCAAGTTAAGCCTACCCAGAAGCTACTGTCAACATTTATTTTGAATGATCGTTCAAGTTCGTATATAGTGAGGCTTACCCGAACATTT encodes the following:
- a CDS encoding carboxymuconolactone decarboxylase family protein; translated protein: MKVFKKHDLDSAPKESRVLLENSQKAFGRIPGLHAVMAEAPGLLEGYQLLHKLFQESSFNAEELTVVWQTINVEHGCTYCVPAHTGIAQMMNVAPALTEALRNKGPMPTAKLQALHDTTLAIVRKRGDLSDEDLEAFWAAGYEQRQLLEIILGVAQKVMSNYVNHIAKTPVDEVFRKFAWQPAA